From Oxyura jamaicensis isolate SHBP4307 breed ruddy duck chromosome 19, BPBGC_Ojam_1.0, whole genome shotgun sequence, the proteins below share one genomic window:
- the AKAP1 gene encoding A-kinase anchor protein 1, mitochondrial produces the protein MALRFRTLLPYAIPGVLALLGCWWIYSNRKKHPSNHNRQAIAIAVEQQEELPENDSSPKTEARVPQRLPLSSEEECPENETSTSLQPAGSMTPSLLRQPHEGLDFSRDLPAPAITTTQPSTVKDDSEKLEIIGSQDESVPACVSLPLISKSSKCHSSAAVSPKQDSGSSSNRDLRPSASVTLTQESLGITEEISSAEQSDDSSFKPPKESQMPEIVLSDAGCVTALHLGLEKEANTPQAFLNNEAEVVSSHKDSAIRMLPDSSESACLEQSREEKMSELSDSTVPVCQEDTQPGGDELEKERIGGMSLDKEEVEKIEQVAIQIISKVILAATEEVLSGSVSDVSSRICQAAASRVERPPERASTVPSDQVLAAEATGGGENAAAKSAAVLTSMQEEERDQCVTYSSCLTHSPIQGDTKECQVKNCVHGESQGADRTPVASHGGSLGKSHLVMEDSGCSTCTSDGATSAEDPLQNTTLSVTSGQHSDLLSTSAAQDTSVEQSSVPSEKPPTPKLPEDSKVPYSNGMLKEDGPDLCQGSNWAVEMDGDHSGGSDVNSMDSVDSGCALGKTATRQNSKPGGESSKSDLTIWEIEVPKHLVGRLIGKQGRYVSFLKQTSGAKIYISTLPYSPDFQICHIEGSQHHVEKALSLIGKKFKELSLTNIYAPPPPLLMLHSLPMTSWLMLPDGVTVEVVVANQVNAGHMFLQQHTHPTFHALRSLDQQMYLCYSKRGIPTLPTPVEVGIICAAPGLDGAWWRAQVVGYFKDSREVEIRYVDYGGYERVKIDTLRQIRSDFVTLPFQGAEVLLDNVVPLPDEDHFSSEADAAVSEMTRGAALLAQVTSYDNATGLPLIQLWSMMGDEVVSINRTLVERGFAQWFENY, from the exons ATGGCTTTACGCTTTCGCACTTTGCTCCCGTACGCCATACCTGGAGTGCTGGCACTTCTTGGCTGCTGGTGGATCTATTCCAATAGAAAAAAGCATCCGAGCAATCATAACAGACAAGCAATAGCCATTGCAGtagagcagcaggaagaactGCCAGAGAATGATTCATCACCCAAAACAGAAGCACGTGTTCCTCAAAGACTGCCTCTCTCCTCAGAAGAGGAATGCCCAGAGAATGAGACCTCGACCTCCCTGCAGCCGGCAGGGTCGATGACGCCCTCTCTTCTGCGTCAGCCTCATGAGGGGTTAGACTTCTCACGGGACCTTCCAGCCCCAGCAATAACGACAACTCAGCCCAGCACCGTCAAGGACGACAGTGAAAAACTAGAAATAATAGGATCTCAAGATGAAAGTGTCCCTGCTTGTGTTTCTCTCCCTCTGATCTCAAAGAGCTCAAAGtgtcacagcagtgctgcagtcaGCCCTAAACAGGATTCAGGCTCGAGTTCAAACCGAGATCTGCGGCCATCGGCGTCCGTGACACTGACGCAAGAGTCTTTGGGAATCACGGAGGAGatcagcagtgcagagcagtCAGATGATTCTTCGTTTAAGCCCCCCAAGGAAAGCCAGATGCCAGAAATTGTGCTATCGGATGCCGGCTGTGTGACAGCCCTTCACTTGGGATTGGAGAAGGAAGCCAATACCCCACAAGCCTTTCTCAATAATGAAGCTGAAGTTGTATCAAGTCACAAGGATTCCGCGATTAGGATGTTACCGGATAGTTCAGAGTCTGCCTGTTTGGAGCAGTCCAGGGAAGAAAAGATGTCTGAGTTGAGTGACAGTACTGTACCTGTGTGTCAGGAGGACACACAGCCCGGAGGAGATGAGTTAGAAAAAGAGAGGATTGGAGGAATGAGTCTGGACAAGGAAGAAGTTGAGAAAATTGAGCAAGTAGCAATACAGATCATTTCCAAGGTCATTTTGGCAGCAACCGAGGAAGTGCTGTCTGGTTCTGTAAGTGATGTGTCCAGTCGGatctgccaggctgcagccagccgaGTCGAGAGGCCTCCGGAGAGGGCAAGCACTGTTCCTTCTGATCAGGTGCTTGCAGCAGAAGCTACGGGAGGAGGTGAGAACGCCGCTGCTAAGAGTGCTGCGGTGCTGACATCCATGCAGGAGGAGGAACGTGATCAGTGTGTGACATATTCCAGCTGTTTAACACACAGCCCCATTCAGGGAGACACAAAAGAGTGTCAGGTAAAGAACTGTGTGCACGGTGAGTCACAAGGAGCTGATCGGACTCCTGTGGCAAGCCATGGAGGGTCTCTGGGAAAGTCACACTTGGTTATGGAGGACTCTGGGTGCAGCACATGCACATCTGACGGAGCGACAAGTGCGGAGGACCCGCTGCAGAACACAACGCTGTCTGTCACATCAGGCCAGCATTCGGACTTACTGAGCACATCTGCAGCCCAAGACACTTCTGTTGAGCAGAGCTCAGTACCAAGCGAAAAGCCTCCTACCCCGAAGCTCCCTGAAGACAGCAAAGTGCCATACAGTAATGGGATGCTGAAGGAAGACGGGCCAGACTTGTGTCAGGGGAGTAACTGGGCAGTAGAGATGGACGGAGATCACTCGGGAG GTTCGGATGTAAATAGCATGGATTCTGTGGACAGTGGCTGTGCCCTGGGGAAGACAGCAACTCGCCAGAACTCTAAGCCAGGAGGAGAATCCAGCAAGTCTGACCTCACTATCTGGGAAATCGAAGTTCCAAAG CATTTAGTTGGCCGCTTGATTGGCAAACAAGGGAGGTATGTGAGCTTCTTGAAGCAAACATCTGGTGCCAAAATTTATATCTCAACACTACCTTATTCCCCTGACTTCCAAATCTGTCACATTGAAG GTTCCCAGCATCATGTAGAAAAAGCACTGAGCCTTATTGGCAAGAAGTTCAAAGAGCTGAGTCTCACCAACATCTATGCTCCACCTCCACCATTGCTGATGCTTCATTCCCTCCCTATGACTTCCTGG TTGATGCTCCCAGATGGAGTCACTGTAGAAGTGGTTGTGGCTAATCAAGTCAATGCAGGACACATGTTTCTACAGCAACATACACACCCCACTTTCCATGCCCTGCGTAGCCTGGACCAGCAGATGTATCTCTGCTATTCAAAACGTGGAATTCCAACCCTGCCAACACCTGTAGAAG TTGGTATTATCTGCGCAGCTCCAGGCCTGGATGGGGCATGGTGGCGGGCTCAAGTTGTTGGCTACTTCAAAGATAGCAGAGAAGTGGAGATCAGATACGTGGACTATGGAGGATATGAGAGAGTGAAGATTGACACGCTCAGACAAATCAG GTCTGATTTTGTAACACTACCTTTCCAAGGAGCAGAAGTTTTACTAGACAACGTGGTGCCACTTCCAG acgAGGATCACTTTTCATCAGAAGCTGATGCCGCTGTTAGTGAGATGACCAGAGGGGCAGCACTCCTGGCGCAG gtCACAAGCTACGACAATGCAACAGGTCTGCCACTAATACAGCTGTGGAGTATGATGGGAGATGAG GTGGTGTCGATAAACAGAACTCTGGTGGAAAGAGGATTTGCTCAGTGGTTTGAGAACTACTAG